The genome window ATAAAAAGGTCACAAAAAACGAATTGAAGGAGAGGCAGTTGAAGCTTGAAGATGTCGTTACCATTGTCTCACATATCGCTGAGCTTAATACAACACCGGATGCGGAACCTGATGATATAGACCACTTGGGATCTAGGCGTGTTCGACTTGTAGGCGAAATGTTACAAGCAAAAATGCGCGTCGGTCTCTCGCAGATGAAGAGAAATATCCAAGACAGGATGTCTACTTCAGACACCGACACTACGCTACCGGCCAATTTCATCTCAGCTCGACCTCTGCAGGCGCGTATCAAAGAGTTCTACACCACAAACCAACTATCTCAGTTTATGCAGCAGGAAAACGTGCTTACGGAGCTCGCGAACCTTCGTACAGTTTCAGCGCTTGGACCAGGCGGCCTGACTCGCGAAAGAGCGGGCTTTGAAGTCAGAGACGTTCATCCTTCGCACTACGGAAGACTTTGTCCTATACACACTCCCGAGGGCCCGAACATTGGATTGATATTGCGCCTCTCTATGTACGCCAAGATCAACGAATTTGGGATGATAGAAACACCTTACGCAAAAGTAGAGAAAGGAGTATTGACCGGGGAAGTTGAATACTTAAACGCCCTAGAAGAAGAAAACTACAAGATCGCTCATGCAGCTACTCCATACGACGAAAAAGGTAAGCTAACTGAAGCAAAGGCTGAAGTTAGACATAAAAGTAAACCCGGACTTGTAGATAAAAAAGAGGTAGATTATTTGGATGTTTCAACCAATCAGGCATATTCCGCGGCAACTTCTATGATACCGTTTTTGAACCACGATGACGCAAACCGCGCTCTTATGGGTTCAAACATGCAGAAACAAGCTAACCCATGTCTACGGCCAGAAGCTCCGTTGGTAGCAACCGGAGTGGAAGACAGAGTAGCCCGCGACACAGGCCGCTTAGTAACAGCCAAAGAAGCCGGTGAGATCGAATACGTTGACGCCCGTAAAATAATATTAAAGACCAACAAGGGTAAAAAAGAAGTGTACGAACTCGCGAACCTTTCTAGAACTAACAACTTCACCGCATTTCACCAACGCCCGATCGTGAATGTAGGAGATAAGGTTAAAAAAGATCAAGTGTTAGCCGACACCTCTTCTTCTGACCAAGGACAAGCTGCTCTGGGACAGAATATTTTGGTCGCCTTTATGTCATGGGCAGGACAAAACTATGAAGACGCTATTGTGATCAGTGAAAGATTGGTTAGGGAAGGAACGTTCTCCTCCGTACATATGGATGAGTTCGAAGTCTCTGTTCGCGACACGAAACTCGGTCCTGAAGTCACGACCCACGATATTCCTAACGTAGGTGAAAACAGACTTAGAAACCTCGATGAGGAAGGAATTGTTCGTATCGGCGCGGAAGTACTACCCGGTGATATTCTAGTTGGAAAGATCACGCCTAAAGGTGAGGCGCAATTAACTCCGGAAGAAAGATTGCTTCGTTCTATATTTGGAGAAAAAGCACGCGACGTGAAAGATTCTTCTAAGCGAATGGAACACGGCAAGAAAGGTCGCGTAGTCGGAGTAAGGGTCTTTTCCCGCGAAAGAGGTGATTCTCTGGAGTCAGGTATCATCAAAAAGGTATACATAGAAACAGCGCAGGTAAGAAATATTTCCGTAGGAGACAAGCTGGCGGGACGTCACGGAAACAAAGGTGTTATCTCAAAGATCCTTCCGGAAGAAGATATGCCGTATATGGAAGATGGTACGCCGGTTGATATCATTCTTTCTCCACTTGGAGTTCCATCTCGAATGAACTTGGGACAAATTTTAGAAATGCACTTGGGTCTGGCGGCAAAGAACTTGAACTATCAGGCGATCGTACCTCCTTTTGCCGGAGCAACCAATGAAGAAATACGCGAGGAACTTAAAAAGGCGGGTTACCCTGAGAACGGCAAAGTGCCGCTATATGATGGCTACACCGGTGAAAAGTACGAGAGAGACATAGCAGTAGGATACATGTATATTTTGAAACTTCACCACATGGTCGAAGACAAGATACATATGCGTTCGATCGGACCATATTCCTTGATCACACAACAGCCACTGGGTGGAAAGGCACAAGAAGGTGGCCAGAGGTTTGGAGAAATGGAAGTATGGGCTTTGTTGGGTTACGGAGCAGCTTACGCTCTACGAGAAATGTTGACCATAAAATCAGACGACATAATGGGTCGTTCCGCCGCGTTTGATTCGATTATCAAAGGTAACAAGATCAAGCATCCTAATATACCGGCTTCATTCAACGTACTGTTGAACAACCTTCGCGGTCTAGCTCTTGACGTTGATCTAGTCAAAGATGAGAAAGACGACGCTTAAATAAATCCAATATATGAACAATACGAAATTCAAACCAACATCAACCGAACATTTTGACAGCATTCTAATTAGAATGGCGTCTCCCGAGCGTATTCTTGACTGGTCCCACGGTGAGGTACAAAAACCCGAAACCATAAACTATCGTACTCAACGTTCGGAGCGTGGAGGGCTTTTTGACGAAAAAATATTTGGTCCGGAAAAAGATTACGAGTGTTACTGCGGTAAATACCGCGGAATTCGTTACAAAGGAATAGTTTGTGAAAAATGTGGCGTTGAGATCACTCGTTCGGTTGTACGGCGCGAGCGAATGGGGCACATTGATCTTGCTTGCCCGGTTTCTCATGTTTGGTACTTGAAAAGCATTCCTTCAAGGATGGCGCTACTCTTAGGCATTACTTCAAGCGATCTTGAAAAGGTCGTTTACTTTGCCGGACACATCATTACCGAAGTAGATGAAAACCAACGCAAACAGATCCTCAAAGATATCGATAGCGAGTACAAAACCAAACTAAAAGCTTTGCAGGATGAAAAATCGAAAGAAAAACTTAAAGACATATCCCAAAAAGCTAAAAAAGAAGTCGAATCCATTCAGCGCGGAATAGTCTTGGATGACTCAGAGTTCCACGCCTATTCGGTTAAATACGGCAACCTCTTTGAGGCTAATATAGGAGCTGAAGCTATCTATGAGATCTTCACAAAACTTGACATAGAGCAACTCGAAAATGAACTTGAGGAAAGATATGAAAATGCTTCTGTTGCAGAAAAAACAAAATTGCAAAAGCGTCTAAGCCTCGTCAAAGGTCTAAGAAGGGCAAACCTAAGACCGGAATGGATGTTCTTAAACCGAATTCCGGTTATACCCCCTCAGCTACGACCTATGGTGGCACTAGACGGAGGGAGGCACGCCACAAGTGACATTAATGACTTGTATCGACGCGTGATCAACCGTAACAACCGACTTAAGAAATTAATGGAGATCGGCGCACCCGACGTAATTCTCAGAAACGAAAAGCGAATTCTCCAAGAAGCGGTGGATGCTTTGGTTGACAATACGATCAGAAGAGGTACCGGATACACTGCCCTAAACCAAGCTCAACGTAGGCCGCTTAAGTCTCTTTCTTCAAACCTAAAAGGAAAACAGGGAATTCTTCGCTCCAACCTATTGGGTAAAAGAGTGGATTATTCAGCACGCTCGGTTATCGTGATCGGTCCAACTTTGGCTCTGGATCAATGTGGTCTTCCCAAACATATGGCTCTTGAGCTATTTCGACCTTTTGTTATTTCGGAGTTGCTCAAGCGCGAACTTGCCTACAACATCAGAGGCGCGGGACGTTTGATCGACGACGGCGTGGAAGAAGTGTGGGCGATCTTGGAGGAAGTTATCAAAGATAAATACGTATTGCTTAACCGTGCCCCAACTCTTCACCGTCTAGGTGTACAGGCGTTTCGACCTATTTTGATCGAAGGTAATGCTATACAGGTTCACCCGATGGTATGTTCGGCATTCAACGCTGACTTTGACGGTGACCAAATGGCAGTTCACCTGCCTCTTTCCGAAGAAGCGCAGTACGAAGCAAGAGAGATCATGGCGTCGAACAAAAACCTCTTGAAACCGGGAGACGGAGCGCCACACGTAACGGCTGATAAGGACATTATTCTGGGATGTTTCTGGATGACCCAAGAAATAGAGGGTTCAAAAGGAGAAGGAAAAATATTCTCAAGTCCAAACGACGCTATAAACGCTTACGATTATGGCTTGATCGACTTTCGAGCGAAAGTAACCGTTTTGGGTACAGACTCTGAGAAATATGCTGACTTTGAAGGAAAACCATTCGA of Candidatus Campbellbacteria bacterium contains these proteins:
- a CDS encoding DNA-directed RNA polymerase subunit beta; the protein is MEKKYFSRYKEPLTEMPNLVESQSESFMWLIDEGLKELFQEFSPITDYSEKKFELNIVSFELGQPKVDEATAKENKVSLDAPLKVRVKLLNKNLGIEKEQEVFLSDFPVMSRHGTFIINGVERVIVSQLARSFGAFFTATDAKGQRFFGAKIIPSRGAWIELDSEADGGLYVRVDRKRKFLASSLFRVMGVKTDEEILDLFAGDLNARKMMEKTIELDPAKTVEDSYIEIYKRLRDGDLANFENAKEFIDSIFSKERYDLSKVGRFRLNKRFDKKVTKNELKERQLKLEDVVTIVSHIAELNTTPDAEPDDIDHLGSRRVRLVGEMLQAKMRVGLSQMKRNIQDRMSTSDTDTTLPANFISARPLQARIKEFYTTNQLSQFMQQENVLTELANLRTVSALGPGGLTRERAGFEVRDVHPSHYGRLCPIHTPEGPNIGLILRLSMYAKINEFGMIETPYAKVEKGVLTGEVEYLNALEEENYKIAHAATPYDEKGKLTEAKAEVRHKSKPGLVDKKEVDYLDVSTNQAYSAATSMIPFLNHDDANRALMGSNMQKQANPCLRPEAPLVATGVEDRVARDTGRLVTAKEAGEIEYVDARKIILKTNKGKKEVYELANLSRTNNFTAFHQRPIVNVGDKVKKDQVLADTSSSDQGQAALGQNILVAFMSWAGQNYEDAIVISERLVREGTFSSVHMDEFEVSVRDTKLGPEVTTHDIPNVGENRLRNLDEEGIVRIGAEVLPGDILVGKITPKGEAQLTPEERLLRSIFGEKARDVKDSSKRMEHGKKGRVVGVRVFSRERGDSLESGIIKKVYIETAQVRNISVGDKLAGRHGNKGVISKILPEEDMPYMEDGTPVDIILSPLGVPSRMNLGQILEMHLGLAAKNLNYQAIVPPFAGATNEEIREELKKAGYPENGKVPLYDGYTGEKYERDIAVGYMYILKLHHMVEDKIHMRSIGPYSLITQQPLGGKAQEGGQRFGEMEVWALLGYGAAYALREMLTIKSDDIMGRSAAFDSIIKGNKIKHPNIPASFNVLLNNLRGLALDVDLVKDEKDDA